In Juglans regia cultivar Chandler chromosome 5, Walnut 2.0, whole genome shotgun sequence, the following are encoded in one genomic region:
- the LOC108998750 gene encoding disease resistance protein RUN1-like translates to MATQRPSSSTSKVSKKRKRDHSSSPDWKHEVFLSFYGKDTRKGFTSHLHDALKRKGILVFKDDETLKQGEYISEALQKAIQKSQYVIVILSANYASSKWCLMELAEIVEWEEKTKLITIIPIFYHVDPSDVRNQRGTFAKAFAAHEKAPKVILPEIEMWKKAFSKVGNITGEHIHDRCESTIIQKVCGRISNELNSRFSRHDYDKLVAIDSHVDEIPGGDDHCRRTAALGAKEESDGEREGEMMKLLDMESNDVRFVGIHGMGGVGKTTLARIIYDRVSNSNCRFEGSSFISCIREKSTTARDLASLQKELLSTIMQEKIHVWDHHQGIKVIRNMLRNKKVFIVLDDVDSEKQLMALWSHDWFGPGSRVIITCRDSHLLKTHGVNDIYKVEQLETTEALQLFSLSAFEQTHPRDNYKDLSMDFVNYAQGLPLALKVLGSFLFGRTIDAWTSERDKLKAIPNPEIMDVLQISFDGLQDLQKELFLDMACFYGGHEHIFSEMLLERFGHYRIDLDVLVEKSLLSKAYKGTLIMHDLLKELGREIVRRECPEEPGRRSRLFRVEDLYHVLKNDTGTDATKAIVVDFCPETKFRRLNGKALSKMRKLRCFKFHQSRTLKWHGKPLKYMPTNELRYLEWPGYHSKSLPSSFQPENLTVLRMPGSRIKQLWKGSMVLDNLKVFDLSYSENLIEIPDLTGVPNLERVYLEGCRSLCEVHPSIGSLKQLNELQLDKCTSLEKLPDLSNLECLTDLWAEETAITQIPSVNLMPKSIRRFHLQGCKSMRLKSRDPIFDIGSLVEYQKEGIYDYVEAAYIDFDSKGENILDMAGGVVSALDDDLKMIRGWSLGFHIPEWVQHKSNGSSVKIDLDANTNPKMGCAFFIVCDSDQFFSLHWEDASISSLYKGWITSRSEVRLKLEFETEEYCEEYDCLDCRLITPPLNVSFGKRVGFWVYIPAVLQLLDIRKVNRISFETGWHPYFSKSLEKVEVKECGLHLICPDDANSKFFNCITPFGHSGSSNSDFHRQFVGYMKKKEAL, encoded by the exons ATGGCCACTCAAAGACCCTCTTCATCTACTTCTAAAGTtagtaagaaaagaaaaagagatcatTCATCTTCGCCTGATTGGAAACATGAAGTTTTCCTCAGTTTCTATGGCAAAGACACTCGCAAGGGTTTTACGAGTCATCTACATGATGCTTTAAAACGGAAAGGCATTCTCGTCTTTAAGGATGACGAAACACTCAAGCAAGGAGAATACATTTCTGAAGCGCTTCAGAAAGCTATTCAAAAATCACAATACGTCATCGTCATTCTTTCTGCAAATTATGCTTCTTCCAAATGGTGCCTCATGGAACTTGCCGAGATCGTTGAATGGGAGGAAAAGACGAAGCTGATCACAATTATTCCTATTTTCTACCATGTGGATCCTTCAGACGTAAGAAATCAACGTGGGACTTTTGCAAAAGCTTTTGCCGCACATGAAAAAGCTCCCAAGGTAATATTACCGGAGATTGAGATGTGGAAAAAAGCTTTCAGTAAAGTGGGTAATATTACCGGAGAGCACATACACGATAG GTGCGAATCAACAATTATACAAAAAGTCTGTGGACGTATATCTAATGAGTTGAATTCTAGATTCTCACGTCATGATTACGATAAACTTGTAGCAATAGACTCCCATGTAGATgaaatt ccTGGCGGTGACGACCactgccggcgcacggcggcgctaggggcGAAGGAAGAATcagacggagagagggaggggg aaatGATGAAGTTATTGGATATGGAATCGAACGATGTTCGCTTTGTAGGAATTCATGGGATGGGTGGTGTTGGTAAGACAACGCTGGCCCGAATAATTTATGATCGAGTTTCTAATTCTAATTGTCGATTTGAAGGAAGCagctttatttcttgtattAGAGAAAAATCTACTACTGCTCGTGATCTAGCTTCTTTACAAAAAGAACTCCTTTCTACAATCATGCaagaaaaaatacatgtatgGGATCATCACCAgggaatcaaggtgataagaaACATGCTGCGTAATAAGAAGGTTTTTATCGTCCTTGATGATGTGGATAGTGAAAAACAATTAATGGCACTATGGAGTCATGATTGGTTTGGTCCAGGGAGTAGGGTGATTATAACATGCAGAGATAGTCATCTGTTGAAAACACATGGAGTGAATGATATCTATAAGGTTGAGCAGCTTGAAACTACTGAAGCTTTGCAACTCTTCAGTTTGTCAGCCTTCGAGCAAACCCATCCAAGGGACAATTACAAGGAtctatctatggactttgtgaATTATGCTCAAGGCCTTCCTTTAGCTCTAAAAGTTTTAGGTTCCTTCTTATTTGGGAGAACAATAGATGCCTGGACAAGTGAGAGAGATAAACTAAAAGCAATTCCAAATCCAGAAATTATGGATGTACTTCAAATAAGTTTTGATGGGCTGCAGGATTTGCAAAAAGAGTTATTTTTGGATATGGCGTGTTTCTACGGAGGACATGAGCACATATTTTCTGAGATGTTATTAGAAAGATTTGGTCATTATCGCATCGACCTTGATGTTCTCGTCGAGAAGTCCCTCCTAAGCAAAGCATATAAGGGAACGTTgatcatgcatgatttgctaaAAGAACTGGGCAGGGAAATAGTTCGCCGCGAATGCCCTGAAGAACCTGGACGACGTAGTAGACTGTTTCGTGTAGAGGATCTCTATCACGTACTGAAGAATGATACT GGAACTGATGCAACTAAAGCCATAGTCGTGGATTTTTGTCCTGAAACGAAATTTCGGAGACTCAACGGCAAAGCATTGTCAAAGATGAGAAAATTgagatgttttaaatttcatcaaTCTCGAACTTTAAAATGGCATGGAAAACCCTTAAAATACATGCCAACCAATGAGTTGCGATACCTAGAGTGGCCTGGATATCATTCGAAATCCTTGCCAAGCAGTTTCCAACCTGAAAATCTTACTGTACTAAGGATGCCTGGCAGCCGTATCAAACAACTATGGAAGGGGTCGATG GTTTTAGACAATTTGAAGGTATTTGATCTGAGTTATTCTGAGAACTTGATTGAAATACCAGATTTGACTGGAGTCCCAAATCTTGAGAGAGTATACCTGGAAGGTTGTAGAAGCTTGTGTGAGGTCCACCCATCCATCGGAAGTCTAAAACAATTAAATGAATTGCAACTTGACAAATGTACAAGCCTTGAGAAGTTACCAGACCTGAGTAATTTGGAATGCCTGACTGATCTTTGGGCAGAGGAAACTGCTATAACACAAATACCATCTGTCAATCTAATGCCCAAGAGCATCCGTAGGTTCCATCTTCAAGGATGCAAGTCGATGCGACTTAAATCAAGAGATCCCATCTTTGATATCGGATCACTTGTAGAATATCAGAAGGAAGGAATATATGATTACGTAGAAGCAGCGTACATTGATTTTGACAGCaaaggagaaaatattttagacatgGCAGGTGGAGTTGTTTCGGCTTTAGACGACGATTTG AAGATGATAAGAGGATGGTCGTTAGGATTCCATATTCCAGAGTGGGTCCAGCATAAAAGTAATGGCTCATCTGTAAAGATAGATTTGGATGCTAATACGAATCCGAAGATGGGGTGTgctttttttattgtttgtgaTTCTGATCAATTCTTTTCCCTTCATTGGGAAGATgcttcaatttcttctttatacAAGGGATGGATTACAAGCAGGTCAGAGGTGAGGCTTAAATTAGAGTTTGAGACGGAAGAATATTGTGAGGAATATGATTGTTTGGATTGCAGATTAATAACTCCTCCCTTGAACGTCTCTTTTGGTAAGCGAGTTGGATTCTGGGTGTATATACCGGCGGTTTTGCAGTTATTGGACATACGGAAGGTCAATAGGATTTCATTTGAAACTGGCTGGCATCCGTATTTTTCCAAGAGTCTTGAAAAAGTAGAAGTGAAAGAATGCGGATTGCATTTAATATGTCCAGATGATGCTAATTCAAAGTTCTTTAATTGCATTACTCCTTTTGGCCATTCGGGATCTTCTAATTCAGATTTCCATCGGCAATTTGTCGGCTATATGAAAAAGAAGGAGGCATTGTAA